A window of Anaerohalosphaeraceae bacterium contains these coding sequences:
- a CDS encoding glycosyl hydrolase: MKKMLFLAVLFTSVPAYSATITLVAADALGQSSFNSGLNWSNGQPPSAGNDYVVSIAQLRTPPDGGNYVFGGDSLTINTGGVLMYKGTGSTGSITVNNLIGNGGTIIDHRNGAADVCNLYGNIHIAADSMMYAKQGPINVYATISGSARITNTGSDGDGRTLTFYSSANTFTGSIVNNGRFVLADDAVLRFVIGANGVNNSISGTGPQTVLNGDFIFDLNGAGTSVGDSWTIVSASNRTFGATFTVVGFTNKGGGVWEKEANGVLYQFDQSTGKLTVIPSSTTLYIDNSIQTYGSLSNATVYMTGTSELHLTGTTPLTNSVVHLNSADAWLFFRSLKPSAVNTSTYLNQIRVNGAAAVLNTNIRIVQYEAGTVVIPHSSSYQALQVFSNVNFTGSSVNLGNYTYYRSTQLGAMNNNIRSFRLKRGYMATFAANDNGTGPSRVYVAKDADLWIGVMPADLENDVSFVRVIPWRWPSKKGWCGSASDAAMVNCTWRYDWDNAATSTLDIEYVPMRHNANWNSYSNINNKQNSTHVLAFNEPDKSDQANMTVQQVIDAWPNLVASGLRLGSPAPSDASSGLDWLYSFIDQADALGLRVDFVAVHYYKNNWTADQLENWLRGIHQRTGRPLWITEFNNGCNWTTPHPTYEQNAAKINELITRMASLPYVERYSIYQWCTNRELIVDGALTPAGVVYRDHLPPMANSLDVNFECIGYYRLDEQTGTTAGDLSGKGRNGTLMGGLNFASNSAPGVLGRALQFDGTDDYIQLPSGFYEFDNGFSVSFWAYPTAVKNYARFVDLGSGPNANNIIVGRYGTTNDLFVQVFNGSSGGTVVRATNALALNAWQHFVVSISKRSSSNVKIYKNGQLILTATTSIPLSATRTANYIGRSNWTADAYYQGLLDDVRIYDYAVTTSEAAALYASGGSRPYTSQPAVIPGRIEAEQYDLGQSGAAYYDTTVGNSGGAFRNDGDVDIRSISDFGSGFAVTNIAAGEWLRYTVNVTESGVYCLYLRASATGNNIPVTVKLDNAVVGTVLVNSTGSLDTFGTFLLNNLTLEAGAWRVLELSFSSPGLEVNWVEFQKQQSPWGGTAWVLPGRVEAEDFDFGGPGYAYWDTTAGNSGGAYRTYESVDIVAVTDGTAGYAVDSIESGEWLTYTVSTSAAVRDLYVRLASIQDGGQIRVWLDADLLATVTVPNTGSLDAWRNVIVPGVVLPQKTNAILKLEFIGSGYRVNWIDFQNRMPYLGVPVSLPGILEFENFDVGGNYVSYFDNTPGNSYGAYRTDVDVDIMTIWDGGAGFGVYMESGEWLEYTCSMPAGLYDLRVRYTTNYPVDSLQLADGTTGTVLANLVLASTGGWSSWQDAVIEGIYLPGGPQSILRFVLGSPRVLVNYVEFIRRYNPADLNRSGLVDLEDFSILSSQWLGEPGDPSADTAPAGGDGWVDLEDLADLADNWLIWQ; the protein is encoded by the coding sequence ATGAAAAAGATGCTTTTTTTAGCCGTTCTTTTCACGTCTGTACCGGCTTATTCTGCCACCATCACGCTGGTGGCTGCCGATGCGCTGGGGCAATCGTCTTTTAACAGCGGGCTCAACTGGAGCAACGGGCAGCCGCCGAGCGCAGGCAATGATTATGTGGTGAGCATTGCTCAGCTGCGGACACCGCCGGATGGGGGCAATTATGTTTTCGGCGGCGATTCGCTGACCATCAATACCGGCGGGGTTCTGATGTACAAGGGCACCGGTTCAACCGGCAGCATCACAGTGAATAATCTCATCGGCAACGGGGGAACAATTATTGACCATCGGAATGGGGCGGCGGATGTCTGCAATTTGTACGGGAATATTCATATTGCCGCCGACTCAATGATGTATGCCAAACAAGGGCCGATTAACGTGTATGCGACTATCAGCGGCAGTGCCAGGATTACGAACACGGGCTCGGACGGGGACGGACGGACGCTGACGTTTTATTCGTCGGCCAATACGTTTACAGGGAGTATCGTCAACAACGGACGGTTTGTGCTGGCGGATGATGCAGTCCTGCGGTTTGTGATTGGCGCCAACGGAGTGAACAACAGCATCTCCGGAACGGGGCCGCAGACCGTTCTCAATGGAGATTTTATCTTTGATTTGAATGGGGCGGGAACCAGTGTCGGGGACAGCTGGACAATTGTCAGTGCATCCAACCGGACCTTTGGGGCCACATTTACGGTGGTTGGTTTTACAAACAAGGGCGGCGGGGTCTGGGAAAAGGAGGCCAACGGGGTTTTGTATCAGTTCGACCAGTCCACCGGAAAACTGACGGTGATTCCGAGTTCAACAACGCTTTATATTGACAACAGCATTCAGACCTACGGCAGTCTGAGCAATGCAACGGTGTATATGACGGGCACATCCGAGCTGCATCTGACCGGTACGACTCCCTTGACCAACAGCGTCGTGCATCTGAATTCTGCAGATGCCTGGCTGTTTTTCCGCTCGCTGAAACCCTCTGCCGTCAATACATCCACCTATCTGAATCAAATTCGTGTGAACGGAGCCGCCGCTGTTTTGAATACAAACATCCGGATTGTCCAGTATGAGGCGGGCACGGTGGTGATTCCCCATTCGAGCAGTTATCAGGCCCTGCAGGTATTCAGCAATGTGAACTTTACCGGCAGTTCCGTGAATCTGGGCAATTATACATATTACCGTTCGACGCAGCTGGGGGCGATGAACAACAATATCCGTTCGTTTCGGCTGAAGCGGGGGTATATGGCGACCTTTGCGGCCAATGACAACGGAACAGGTCCCAGTCGGGTGTATGTTGCCAAAGATGCGGACCTTTGGATTGGGGTGATGCCGGCGGATTTGGAGAATGACGTTTCCTTTGTCCGGGTGATTCCGTGGCGCTGGCCTTCCAAGAAGGGCTGGTGCGGCAGTGCATCGGATGCGGCGATGGTCAACTGCACCTGGCGGTATGACTGGGATAATGCGGCGACCTCGACACTGGATATTGAATATGTGCCGATGCGGCACAATGCCAACTGGAACAGTTATTCGAATATCAATAACAAGCAGAATTCCACGCATGTGCTGGCGTTCAATGAGCCGGACAAGTCGGACCAGGCAAATATGACGGTTCAGCAGGTAATCGATGCCTGGCCGAATCTGGTGGCTTCCGGGCTCCGTCTGGGTTCACCGGCTCCCAGCGATGCCTCCAGCGGGCTGGACTGGCTGTACAGTTTTATTGACCAGGCGGATGCGCTGGGGCTGCGGGTGGATTTCGTGGCGGTCCATTATTACAAGAACAACTGGACGGCGGACCAGCTGGAAAACTGGCTGCGCGGGATTCATCAGCGGACGGGACGGCCGCTGTGGATTACGGAGTTCAATAACGGGTGCAACTGGACAACGCCGCACCCGACCTATGAGCAGAATGCCGCCAAAATTAATGAGCTGATTACTCGGATGGCCAGTCTGCCGTATGTCGAACGGTATTCGATTTATCAGTGGTGCACCAATCGGGAGCTGATTGTTGACGGAGCTCTGACACCGGCGGGTGTGGTGTACCGCGACCACCTGCCGCCGATGGCCAATTCCCTGGATGTTAATTTTGAATGCATCGGGTATTATCGGCTGGATGAACAGACGGGGACAACGGCCGGCGACCTGTCCGGAAAGGGTCGGAACGGAACTTTGATGGGAGGGCTGAATTTTGCATCAAACAGCGCTCCGGGTGTTTTGGGCCGGGCCCTGCAGTTTGACGGGACGGACGACTACATCCAGCTGCCGAGCGGTTTTTATGAATTTGACAACGGGTTTTCCGTTTCGTTCTGGGCGTATCCGACGGCGGTGAAAAATTATGCCCGCTTTGTGGATTTGGGCAGCGGACCGAACGCCAACAATATCATCGTAGGCCGATACGGGACTACCAATGACCTGTTTGTACAGGTTTTTAACGGTTCTTCAGGGGGAACGGTTGTCCGTGCAACGAATGCTTTGGCCCTGAATGCCTGGCAGCATTTCGTGGTGAGCATCAGCAAGCGTTCGTCCAGCAATGTGAAGATTTATAAGAACGGCCAGCTGATTCTGACGGCGACGACGAGCATTCCGCTGAGTGCGACACGGACGGCGAATTATATCGGACGAAGCAACTGGACGGCGGATGCCTATTATCAGGGGTTGCTGGATGATGTGCGGATTTATGATTATGCGGTGACGACCAGCGAAGCGGCGGCGCTGTATGCCTCCGGCGGCAGCCGCCCGTACACCAGTCAGCCGGCCGTAATCCCCGGACGGATTGAAGCGGAGCAGTATGACCTCGGACAATCGGGGGCTGCTTATTATGATACAACGGTCGGCAACAGCGGCGGGGCCTTCCGAAATGACGGGGATGTGGATATTCGGAGTATTTCGGACTTCGGCAGCGGGTTTGCCGTGACGAATATTGCGGCGGGGGAATGGCTTCGCTATACGGTGAATGTGACGGAGTCCGGCGTGTACTGTCTGTATCTGCGGGCGTCGGCGACGGGAAACAATATTCCGGTGACCGTGAAGCTGGACAATGCGGTTGTCGGAACGGTTCTGGTGAACAGTACAGGCTCACTGGATACGTTTGGGACCTTTCTGCTGAATAATTTGACGCTGGAAGCTGGGGCCTGGCGTGTGCTGGAACTGTCGTTTTCTTCTCCGGGTCTGGAGGTCAACTGGGTGGAATTTCAGAAGCAGCAGTCGCCGTGGGGCGGGACGGCGTGGGTTCTGCCGGGGCGTGTGGAGGCGGAGGATTTTGACTTCGGCGGTCCCGGGTATGCGTATTGGGATACGACGGCCGGCAATTCGGGCGGAGCGTATCGGACGTACGAGTCGGTGGATATTGTTGCGGTGACGGACGGGACAGCCGGCTATGCGGTGGATTCGATTGAGAGCGGCGAGTGGCTCACCTATACCGTCAGCACCAGTGCGGCCGTGCGGGATTTGTATGTGCGGCTGGCCTCGATTCAGGACGGCGGACAGATACGGGTGTGGCTGGATGCAGACCTGCTGGCGACTGTGACGGTGCCGAATACGGGTTCGCTGGATGCCTGGCGGAATGTGATTGTGCCGGGCGTAGTACTGCCGCAAAAGACCAATGCAATTCTGAAACTGGAATTTATCGGAAGCGGGTATCGGGTCAACTGGATTGATTTCCAGAACCGCATGCCTTATCTGGGGGTTCCTGTTTCTCTGCCGGGGATTCTGGAGTTTGAAAACTTTGATGTCGGCGGAAATTATGTGTCTTATTTCGACAATACGCCGGGCAACAGTTATGGTGCCTATCGGACGGATGTGGATGTGGACATTATGACGATTTGGGACGGCGGAGCCGGATTCGGGGTGTATATGGAGTCCGGCGAATGGCTGGAGTACACCTGTTCCATGCCGGCCGGGCTGTATGACCTTCGGGTTCGGTACACGACGAATTATCCGGTGGATTCCCTGCAGCTGGCTGACGGGACAACGGGGACGGTTTTGGCGAATCTGGTGCTTGCATCCACCGGCGGCTGGAGCAGCTGGCAGGATGCGGTGATTGAAGGGATCTATCTGCCGGGCGGGCCGCAGAGCATCCTTCGGTTTGTTCTGGGCAGTCCGCGTGTTTTGGTGAATTATGTGGAGTTTATCCGGCGGTATAATCCGGCGGACTTGAACCGGTCCGGGCTGGTGGATTTGGAGGACTTTTCGATTTTGTCCAGCCAGTGGCTGGGTGAGCCGGGCGACCCGTCGGCGGATACGGCTCCGGCGGGCGGCGACGGCTGGGTGGATTTGGAGGATTTGGCCGACCTGGCCGACAACTGGCTGATTTGGCAGTAA